A genomic window from Cryobacterium sp. SO2 includes:
- the secG gene encoding preprotein translocase subunit SecG → MEILQVVLQVLLGITSLLLTMLILLHKGRGGGLSDMFGGGVTSNLGASGVAERNLNRITIILAVLWISCIVVLGLITKFDTGA, encoded by the coding sequence GTGGAGATTCTCCAGGTTGTATTGCAGGTCTTGCTCGGTATTACGAGCCTCCTGCTCACCATGCTCATTCTGCTGCACAAGGGACGCGGTGGTGGGCTGTCGGACATGTTCGGCGGCGGCGTCACCTCGAACCTCGGCGCCTCCGGCGTCGCCGAACGTAACCTCAACCGCATCACGATCATCCTGGCCGTACTGTGGATCTCCTGCATCGTCGTGCTGGGCCTGATCACCAAATTCGATACCGGAGCCTGA
- the tpiA gene encoding triose-phosphate isomerase: MAVNTRVPLIAGNWKMNLDHLQAIAFVQKLAWSLKDAGHDFTSTEVAVFPPFTDLRSVQTLVAADKLPLAYGGQDVSTQESGAYTGEISAAFLAALECQYVLIGHSERRTLHNETDDVVAAKVTAALGHNLVPIICVGETAADLELHGPSAVPVAQLKAALAGVDNAADIVVAYEPVWAIGSGQAATPEQAEQVAAALRLTLAEVLGQDVADKTRILYGGSVKGVNIAGFMKEPNVDGALVGGASLDITEFSSIVRFQKHVGL, encoded by the coding sequence ATGGCAGTAAACACGCGTGTTCCACTGATCGCAGGCAACTGGAAGATGAACCTGGACCACCTCCAGGCCATCGCTTTCGTCCAGAAGCTTGCCTGGAGCCTCAAGGACGCCGGCCACGACTTCACGTCGACCGAGGTTGCCGTGTTCCCCCCGTTCACCGACCTCCGCAGCGTCCAGACGCTCGTGGCAGCCGACAAGCTGCCCCTCGCGTACGGCGGCCAGGATGTCTCCACTCAGGAGTCCGGCGCATACACCGGCGAGATCTCGGCTGCTTTCCTGGCCGCGCTCGAATGCCAGTACGTGCTCATCGGTCACTCCGAGCGGCGCACCCTGCACAATGAGACCGACGATGTCGTTGCCGCCAAGGTGACGGCAGCGCTTGGACACAACCTGGTTCCGATCATCTGCGTCGGCGAGACCGCCGCAGACCTGGAACTGCACGGCCCGAGCGCCGTCCCCGTTGCTCAGCTGAAGGCAGCCCTTGCCGGAGTCGACAACGCAGCGGACATCGTGGTTGCCTACGAGCCGGTCTGGGCCATCGGCTCCGGCCAGGCGGCAACGCCGGAGCAGGCGGAGCAGGTCGCGGCCGCGCTGCGCCTGACGCTCGCCGAGGTCCTCGGCCAGGACGTGGCCGACAAGACCCGCATCCTCTATGGCGGTTCGGTCAAGGGCGTCAACATCGCCGGCTTCATGAAGGAGCCGAACGTCGATGGTGCCCTCGTCGGCGGTGCCAGCCTGGACATCACCGAGTTCTCCAGCATCGTCCGCTTCCAGAAGCACGTCGGACTGTAG